Proteins encoded within one genomic window of Bacteroidota bacterium:
- a CDS encoding ZIP family metal transporter, which translates to MNTTLLTSGIIAFLSVTLSGSVLLVMKVPRNAMRLLLAFSGAFLFAISMLHLIPELYASQMKSIGMWILAGFLIQLLLEYFSEGIEHGHVHADDGHTHEHAQARIPFGIIIGLCLHAFLEGMPLGAETPGSKIFTPFLTGIVLHNIPIAIAFMGLLMHLGHSKTTSYFFLGIFSLMTPFGMTVSHFIGTQLQGEMTPYFTIITAVVVGIFLHISTTILFESTENHRFNFLKFLTILIGVAVAWLVIR; encoded by the coding sequence ATGAACACCACATTATTGACAAGCGGAATTATTGCTTTTCTATCCGTAACGCTGAGCGGATCGGTTTTGCTGGTGATGAAAGTCCCGCGCAACGCCATGCGATTGCTGCTCGCATTCAGCGGCGCATTTCTTTTCGCGATAAGTATGCTGCATTTGATCCCGGAATTGTACGCTTCGCAAATGAAAAGTATCGGTATGTGGATCCTCGCCGGTTTTCTCATCCAGTTGCTGCTCGAATATTTTTCCGAAGGCATCGAGCACGGACATGTGCATGCGGATGACGGGCACACGCACGAACATGCTCAGGCGCGCATACCATTCGGAATTATTATTGGTTTGTGTTTGCATGCTTTTCTCGAAGGAATGCCGCTCGGTGCAGAAACGCCGGGATCAAAAATATTCACACCATTTCTCACGGGAATTGTGCTGCACAATATTCCGATCGCCATTGCATTCATGGGATTACTGATGCATCTCGGGCACTCGAAAACCACTTCGTACTTTTTTCTCGGAATATTTTCGCTGATGACGCCTTTCGGAATGACCGTAAGTCATTTTATAGGCACACAACTGCAGGGAGAAATGACGCCGTATTTCACGATCATCACAGCTGTTGTCGTTGGAATTTTTCTTCACATTTCCACGACCATTCTTTTTGAGTCGACAGAAAATCATCGTTTCAATTTCCTGAAATTTCTCACCATTCTCATTGGAGTTGCAGTGGCGTGGCTGGTAATAAGATAA
- a CDS encoding class I SAM-dependent methyltransferase yields MAGLPCHEVLPTLTYIRAVNSPEKNNWYENWFDSHWYHLLYKHRDAEEAEKFIGELCRTIQPAPHAKILDLACGKGRHASVLNRLGYDVTGVDLSGENISEAKKLENKELHFFKHDMRETFRKDYFNCVMNLFTSFGYFENDNDNRRVVDAVYRSLAAEGIFVLDFFNALKVKAELKQNCSGVLTENDAHITWKKKIEGNRVVKEIVISEHGKVHYFHEMVKLFSLNDLRKMMEPRFSIDRLFGNYTLGPFDEVSSDRLIIVAVKK; encoded by the coding sequence ATGGCCGGCCTTCCCTGCCACGAGGTACTCCCGACTCTTACGTACATTCGCGCTGTGAATTCGCCTGAAAAAAACAACTGGTACGAAAACTGGTTCGACAGCCACTGGTATCACCTGCTTTACAAGCACCGCGATGCGGAGGAAGCGGAGAAATTCATCGGTGAATTATGCAGGACAATTCAGCCGGCTCCACATGCAAAAATCCTTGATCTTGCCTGCGGAAAAGGAAGGCACGCATCAGTGCTCAACCGGCTTGGTTATGATGTAACCGGCGTAGATCTTTCCGGTGAAAATATTTCTGAAGCAAAAAAATTGGAAAATAAAGAATTGCATTTTTTTAAACACGATATGCGCGAAACTTTCCGCAAAGATTATTTTAATTGCGTGATGAATCTTTTCACAAGTTTCGGCTATTTTGAGAATGACAACGACAACCGGCGTGTTGTGGATGCGGTGTACAGATCACTCGCCGCAGAAGGAATTTTTGTTCTTGATTTTTTCAACGCGCTGAAAGTGAAAGCTGAACTCAAACAGAATTGTTCCGGCGTGCTTACGGAGAATGATGCCCACATCACCTGGAAAAAAAAGATAGAGGGAAACAGGGTGGTCAAGGAAATAGTGATCTCGGAGCATGGCAAAGTGCATTACTTTCATGAAATGGTAAAGTTATTTTCGCTGAATGATCTCCGGAAAATGATGGAGCCCCGCTTTTCCATTGACAGATTATTCGGAAATTATACGCTCGGCCCTTTCGACGAAGTTTCATCTGATCGTTTAATTATTGTTGCAGTAAAAAAATGA
- a CDS encoding SpoIIE family protein phosphatase: MIRFFPKKFFRLLITAFIYMQCGIFLGAQDYKFSHLTLENGLSQSVVNCILQDSRGFMWFGTQEGLNRYDGYNFLVYKRDPDNKNSLSNNFIYSICESSNGVIWIGTNGGGLDAFDPYTEKFTHYVNDPKNQNSLSNDIVHVIHETKDGKIWAGTENGLNAFDPSTKKFTRYFSNFSGEGTISSDKIYDLAEDEKGNLWIGTYGKNISMFDASSNRFYNYDLSDDALGKLYSGHILLDDKRKQQCRQVRSMLMYDKKHMWIGTNGGGVQIFNTETHSYEKALIPDGTPFTISTLRVLSMAGDGNGNIWLGAYDSGVDVFNKSDGTFQHYTPNENDFFAVKSSTIKCVFEDRDGNMWLGTSGEGLNVYFRSTSQIGHIRKSERPGVGNNTLMSNKIQCVMEDFSGLLWIGTSEGGLTTLDRATNTYTQHPELSTATNNSILSLLQASDSTIWVGTYGEGLNHYFPRTNKIVSYSPKNRLQEGSILCIAEEPGTGAIWFGTFGAGIYRLDPKTDSLQEFTAEHDSLSVDYIFGLYFDKRGDLWVGTRAGGVMVRPRGTNKFISYQHDDNDRSSISNNIVYNIAEDNSGHLWMSTANGIDEFDPATKKFRTWYERDGLPSDNIYAVVIDPNGNLWLSHNKGITRFSPSKTGDEMFRNFGPAAGVQTAEFNQGAYFQNKKGEIFFGGQGGLNIIDIRTADSKSPPPPVFIISYKRFGKEIRLDTVITDTKLISVGWRDNNFQFELSALDYVDPTKNLYRYRLEGADEEWSPATTNRYVSYTNLPGGDYALYVRAADSNGNWSNEKLLVRIHVEPPFWKTNWFYTLCVLVIITGFFGFVRYRTAAIKKENRILETKVAERTQELAQKNADITASIQYARRIQSAMLPDLNLIYSHFPESFVVYKPKDIVSGDFYWFGERKGKCVMAVADCTGHGVPGALMSMIGHDLLNQIVLEKGIDDPGTILDRLNEGVRAALKQDQHDQDTADGMDIAVCVIDRSKHEVNFAGALRPLIVIRNGLLSKIDSDRFPIGGTHDTRDKKFTTHRFKFDKGDTIYMFSDGFADQFGGERGKKFMMKRLLEKLVEVHVLPMTEQASLIENTFDKWKEGFQQVDDVLIAGIRI; the protein is encoded by the coding sequence ATGATTCGATTTTTTCCGAAAAAATTTTTCCGTTTACTGATCACGGCATTTATTTATATGCAGTGCGGGATTTTTCTTGGCGCCCAGGATTACAAATTTTCCCATCTTACGCTCGAGAACGGACTTTCTCAATCGGTAGTGAACTGCATTCTCCAGGACTCTCGCGGGTTCATGTGGTTCGGCACGCAGGAAGGATTGAACCGTTACGACGGTTATAATTTTCTTGTTTACAAACGCGATCCCGACAATAAAAATTCGCTTTCGAATAATTTCATCTATTCCATTTGCGAATCTTCGAACGGGGTCATCTGGATCGGCACGAATGGCGGCGGGCTCGATGCATTCGATCCTTACACGGAAAAATTCACGCATTATGTGAATGACCCGAAGAATCAGAATTCACTGAGCAATGATATTGTTCACGTAATTCACGAAACGAAAGACGGAAAAATATGGGCCGGAACCGAGAATGGACTGAATGCTTTTGATCCTTCCACAAAAAAATTCACACGCTACTTTTCCAATTTTTCCGGTGAAGGAACCATCAGCTCCGATAAAATTTATGACCTCGCCGAAGATGAAAAAGGAAATCTCTGGATCGGTACTTACGGGAAAAATATTTCCATGTTCGATGCTTCTTCGAATAGATTTTACAATTATGATCTTTCTGATGATGCACTCGGAAAACTTTATTCGGGACACATTCTTCTTGATGACAAAAGAAAACAGCAATGCCGCCAGGTGCGAAGCATGCTCATGTATGATAAAAAACACATGTGGATAGGCACGAATGGCGGCGGCGTACAGATCTTCAATACAGAAACACATTCTTACGAAAAAGCACTGATCCCTGATGGAACGCCGTTTACCATCTCCACGCTCCGCGTTCTTTCGATGGCCGGTGATGGCAATGGAAATATCTGGCTTGGAGCTTATGATAGTGGTGTTGACGTGTTCAATAAAAGCGATGGAACTTTTCAGCATTACACACCGAATGAAAATGATTTTTTTGCAGTAAAATCTTCCACCATCAAATGTGTTTTTGAAGATCGCGACGGAAATATGTGGCTCGGCACAAGCGGCGAAGGGTTGAATGTTTATTTCCGTTCCACTTCGCAGATAGGCCATATCCGGAAATCAGAACGGCCCGGTGTCGGGAACAACACGCTCATGAGCAATAAAATTCAATGTGTGATGGAAGATTTCAGCGGATTGTTGTGGATCGGAACGAGCGAAGGCGGACTCACTACTCTCGACCGTGCGACGAATACTTACACGCAGCATCCTGAACTTTCTACTGCAACGAACAACAGTATTCTTTCATTGCTGCAGGCAAGCGACAGTACGATCTGGGTGGGAACTTATGGAGAAGGGCTCAATCATTATTTTCCGCGAACAAATAAGATCGTCTCTTATTCGCCGAAAAACCGGTTGCAGGAAGGATCCATTCTTTGCATCGCAGAAGAACCGGGAACCGGCGCGATATGGTTCGGAACTTTCGGTGCGGGAATTTATCGTCTCGATCCGAAAACAGATTCATTGCAGGAATTCACAGCAGAACATGATTCGCTGAGTGTCGATTATATTTTCGGTTTGTATTTCGATAAGCGCGGAGATCTATGGGTAGGCACGCGCGCAGGTGGTGTGATGGTGCGCCCGCGCGGAACAAATAAATTCATAAGCTACCAGCACGATGATAACGACCGGTCTTCCATTTCAAATAATATCGTTTACAATATTGCGGAAGATAATTCGGGCCACTTGTGGATGAGTACTGCGAATGGAATTGACGAATTCGATCCGGCCACAAAAAAATTCCGGACCTGGTATGAACGCGATGGTTTGCCGAGTGATAATATTTATGCAGTGGTCATTGATCCGAATGGAAATCTGTGGCTCAGCCACAATAAAGGCATCACTCGTTTTTCCCCTTCTAAAACCGGTGATGAAATGTTCCGCAATTTCGGCCCTGCTGCAGGAGTGCAGACCGCGGAATTCAATCAGGGCGCTTATTTTCAGAATAAGAAAGGAGAAATATTTTTTGGCGGACAGGGCGGATTGAATATCATTGATATCCGTACGGCTGATTCGAAATCTCCTCCGCCTCCCGTTTTTATTATTTCATACAAACGTTTCGGAAAAGAGATCCGTCTCGATACGGTGATCACCGATACTAAACTGATCAGCGTAGGATGGCGCGATAATAATTTTCAATTCGAACTTTCAGCTCTCGATTATGTGGATCCCACAAAAAATCTTTACCGGTATCGTCTTGAAGGAGCCGATGAAGAATGGTCGCCTGCCACTACAAATCGTTATGTGAGCTACACGAATCTTCCCGGGGGTGATTATGCGTTGTATGTGCGTGCGGCCGATAGCAATGGAAATTGGAGCAATGAAAAATTATTAGTGCGCATTCATGTAGAACCTCCTTTCTGGAAAACTAATTGGTTTTACACTTTATGCGTTTTAGTTATCATCACTGGATTTTTCGGATTTGTACGTTACCGGACAGCCGCTATCAAAAAAGAGAACAGGATACTCGAAACAAAAGTGGCGGAGCGCACGCAGGAACTTGCACAGAAAAATGCAGACATCACTGCAAGTATTCAATACGCAAGAAGAATCCAGTCGGCCATGTTGCCCGATCTTAATCTTATCTACTCGCATTTCCCGGAAAGTTTTGTAGTGTATAAACCAAAAGATATTGTGAGCGGAGATTTTTACTGGTTCGGTGAGCGAAAAGGAAAATGTGTTATGGCTGTTGCCGATTGCACCGGTCACGGAGTTCCGGGTGCGCTCATGAGTATGATAGGCCACGATCTGCTTAACCAGATCGTTCTTGAAAAAGGAATCGATGATCCGGGAACAATTCTCGACCGGCTGAATGAAGGCGTAAGGGCAGCATTGAAACAAGACCAGCATGACCAGGATACGGCAGACGGAATGGACATTGCTGTTTGCGTTATCGACAGATCGAAACATGAAGTGAATTTTGCCGGTGCGCTTAGGCCGCTTATTGTTATACGCAACGGATTGCTCAGTAAAATTGACAGTGACCGTTTTCCTATTGGGGGAACGCACGACACGCGTGATAAAAAATTCACCACGCATCGTTTTAAATTTGACAAAGGAGATACGATCTATATGTTCTCCGATGGATTCGCAGATCAGTTCGGGGGCGAACGCGGAAAAAAATTCATGATGAAACGGCTCCTTGAAAAACTGGTGGAAGTACATGTGTTGCCTATGACCGAACAAGCGTCGCTGATTGAAAATACTTTTGACAAATGGAAAGAAGGATTTCAGCAGGTGGATGATGTTCTCATTGCAGGAATCCGCATCTGA
- a CDS encoding DUF1987 domain-containing protein, which yields MERIVIEGTPKTPTITFDMSAGTLEIRGRSIPENSIEFYKPLVEQLERYAGKPQSNTNVNIQLEYFNTSSSKCILDVFKKLEAIHKGGSAIIINWYYEQDDEDMLEAGEDYQAIISVPFKMIEVAE from the coding sequence ATGGAACGCATAGTCATCGAAGGCACCCCAAAAACACCGACCATCACTTTTGATATGTCGGCTGGAACTCTTGAAATCCGCGGACGCTCTATTCCGGAAAACTCCATCGAGTTTTACAAACCACTTGTAGAACAACTGGAACGCTATGCCGGCAAACCCCAGTCGAATACGAACGTGAATATTCAACTCGAATATTTCAATACAAGTTCTTCAAAATGTATTCTTGATGTTTTCAAGAAACTCGAAGCGATCCACAAAGGTGGAAGCGCTATCATCATCAACTGGTATTATGAACAGGATGACGAGGATATGCTCGAAGCCGGCGAAGATTACCAGGCCATTATCAGCGTTCCTTTTAAAATGATAGAAGTGGCGGAATAA